In a genomic window of [Empedobacter] haloabium:
- a CDS encoding TonB-dependent receptor: MNTATPRARKLGSPIQLAVLTLLAGLNSAYGQTAGVNATPEVPKEQQQAQKAAEASSTVIPEVYVTATKRSTSLQRTPVAVTAISAAALDDNHVQTIQDVVNLVPGFSATSQGDHGVITMTMRGIGNDSAKTEYADPEVAVFVDGIYSPRPEGATTLLFDLEGIEVLRGPQGTLWGRNSTVGAVNMQTAKPTLGSSSGYVEAGMGDYARVGGRGAFNIPLSDTAAMRVAFVHEQHDGYVDYQTLPNIPLAQQQAAAAAEIAAANAAHPNNPIAFQPLNAASFVQGGKKYNAQDQTALRLSLLWEIMPSLHWNLAYERYQDRGTPSMNLMQTPRAGQDLWSALIDTAPSLKRDSNSVRSRVDWAINPDMALAYIAGWSSFHGSSTYDQDGGSYVPTSFTTGGKSQANNTLLSKYKSYSHEVELQSTGKKQVDWLLGLYYGRENNAMRFDIPIMNGTQSGTVNWQGSFIQPKQTVDSKAVFGQTTWNVTDQWHLTAGARYTKDKRQNIGGIGWGWDSKADVPQLPIAPSTNPADPGSGFAISSRNSGSFSGSKATWLGRVSYDITKTSMLYASVSTGYKSGGLQDGGIPYGQETLTNYELGSKSTFLNGMIRMNNALYYEKFKGFQFSAPVTNPDGSHSLSTYNAEGAKVYGLETEIAAKLTKSDRLQFTASYTHAELGQLIGGSNDYTLPACSIPGISNCLDVTGNTMPHSPKWSTQLMYQHVFQLPAGTLTPRLSAHWESSSWLSVFNLGEPDRQGSYSKIDLGLRYDADKKYYVDLFVRNATDKNIKTSAQNPQGVWQAQYLPPRTIGFNAGYTF, translated from the coding sequence ATGAACACCGCAACCCCACGGGCCCGCAAGCTGGGCTCGCCGATCCAACTCGCCGTGCTGACCCTGCTGGCCGGCCTGAACAGCGCTTACGGCCAAACGGCTGGCGTCAACGCCACGCCGGAAGTACCGAAAGAGCAGCAACAGGCGCAAAAAGCCGCAGAAGCCAGCTCCACCGTCATCCCTGAAGTGTATGTGACGGCCACCAAGCGCAGCACGTCGCTGCAGCGCACCCCGGTCGCGGTGACGGCCATCAGCGCCGCCGCGCTGGACGACAACCACGTGCAGACGATCCAGGACGTCGTCAACCTGGTGCCGGGCTTCTCGGCCACCAGCCAGGGCGACCACGGCGTCATCACGATGACGATGCGCGGCATCGGCAACGACAGCGCCAAGACCGAATACGCGGACCCGGAAGTGGCCGTGTTCGTGGACGGCATCTATTCGCCGCGGCCGGAAGGCGCGACCACGCTGCTGTTCGACCTGGAAGGCATCGAGGTGCTGCGCGGTCCGCAAGGCACGCTGTGGGGCCGTAACTCCACCGTCGGCGCCGTCAATATGCAGACGGCCAAGCCGACACTGGGCAGCAGTTCCGGCTACGTGGAGGCGGGCATGGGCGACTACGCGCGCGTGGGCGGCCGTGGCGCGTTCAACATCCCGCTGTCCGATACCGCCGCCATGCGCGTCGCGTTCGTGCACGAGCAGCACGACGGTTACGTCGATTATCAGACGCTGCCGAACATCCCCTTGGCGCAGCAGCAGGCCGCCGCCGCGGCGGAGATTGCCGCGGCAAATGCCGCGCACCCGAACAACCCGATCGCGTTCCAGCCGCTGAACGCCGCCAGCTTCGTCCAGGGCGGCAAGAAGTACAACGCCCAGGACCAGACCGCGCTGCGCCTGTCGCTGCTGTGGGAGATCATGCCTTCGCTGCACTGGAACCTGGCCTACGAGCGTTACCAGGACCGCGGCACGCCCAGCATGAACCTGATGCAGACGCCGCGTGCGGGCCAGGACCTGTGGTCCGCCCTGATCGATACGGCACCGTCGCTGAAGCGCGATTCGAATTCGGTGCGCAGCCGCGTGGACTGGGCCATCAACCCGGACATGGCGCTGGCCTACATCGCCGGCTGGTCGTCGTTCCACGGCTCGTCCACGTACGACCAGGACGGCGGCTCCTACGTTCCGACCAGCTTCACGACGGGCGGCAAGTCGCAAGCCAACAACACGCTGCTGTCGAAGTACAAGAGCTACAGCCATGAGGTCGAGCTGCAGTCGACCGGCAAGAAACAGGTCGATTGGCTGCTGGGCCTGTACTACGGCCGCGAGAACAATGCGATGCGCTTCGACATCCCGATCATGAACGGCACCCAGAGCGGCACCGTCAACTGGCAGGGTTCGTTCATCCAGCCGAAGCAGACGGTGGATTCGAAAGCGGTGTTCGGCCAGACCACCTGGAACGTCACGGACCAGTGGCACCTGACCGCCGGCGCCCGCTACACCAAGGACAAGCGCCAGAACATCGGCGGCATCGGCTGGGGCTGGGACAGCAAGGCCGACGTGCCGCAACTGCCGATCGCCCCGAGCACGAACCCGGCCGATCCCGGTTCGGGCTTCGCGATCAGCTCGCGCAACAGCGGCTCGTTCAGCGGCAGCAAGGCCACGTGGTTGGGCCGCGTCAGCTACGACATCACGAAGACGTCGATGCTGTACGCCAGCGTATCGACCGGCTACAAGTCGGGCGGCTTGCAGGACGGTGGCATCCCCTATGGCCAGGAGACGCTGACGAACTACGAGCTGGGCAGCAAGAGCACGTTCCTGAACGGCATGATCCGCATGAACAACGCGCTGTACTACGAGAAGTTCAAGGGCTTCCAATTCAGCGCGCCGGTGACGAATCCGGACGGCAGCCACAGCCTGTCGACCTACAATGCCGAAGGCGCCAAGGTCTACGGCCTGGAGACGGAGATCGCCGCCAAGCTGACCAAGTCCGACCGCCTGCAGTTCACCGCCTCGTACACGCATGCGGAGCTGGGCCAGCTGATCGGCGGCAGCAACGACTACACCCTGCCGGCCTGCTCGATTCCCGGCATCAGCAACTGCCTGGACGTGACGGGCAACACGATGCCGCACTCGCCGAAATGGAGCACGCAGCTGATGTACCAGCACGTATTCCAGCTGCCGGCCGGTACGCTGACGCCGCGCCTGTCCGCGCACTGGGAATCGTCCAGCTGGCTGTCGGTATTCAACCTGGGCGAGCCGGACCGCCAGGGCTCGTACTCGAAGATCGACCTGGGCCTGCGCTACGACGCCGACAAGAAGTACTACGTCGACCTGTTCGTGCGCAACGCCACGGACAAGAACATCAAGACGAGCGCGCAGAACCCGCAAGGCGTGTGGCAGGCGCAGTACCTGCCACCGCGCACGATCGGCTTCAACGCCGGCTACACGTTCTAA
- a CDS encoding tryptophan halogenase family protein, with the protein MQPIRNILIVGGGTAGWLAAGFLARTLGTQGGGTAITLVESKDIGIIGVGEGTFPSIRGTLSVLGIDEGRFIRECSATFKQGVRFNHWVRAPGARGPDHYFHPFSQPSQRPGGPELLPYWLQGAAGADVPFAAAVTMQKHVADMSHAPKRSGDADFVGPLNYAYHFDAGAFATLLASHAQSLGVRRVEATVDQVKLDDTGAIAAVVTREAGELAADLYVDCTGFRARLIGEALGSPFRNINDTLFVDRALAMQVPYERPDSPIPSYTISTAHEAGWTWDIGLHERRGIGYVYSSRHTSDDRADQLLRQYIGPASDGREPRLLKLNVGYRETQWVKNCVAIGLSGGFLEPLESSGIGLIEAATYLVSYLFPYDGNLAPAAKLFNAQMKARYERIVDFVKLHYCLTQRTDNAFWIENAHASTIPESLREQLAMWRARPPHRLDFVTDIEMYPPSSWQYVLYGMEFPTRQMAHPAALPDMTAARREFQTIAQLSHHALADLPTHRALVEHYRRGGTMAAAPARRLYV; encoded by the coding sequence ATGCAACCCATCCGCAACATCCTCATCGTCGGCGGCGGCACGGCCGGCTGGCTGGCCGCAGGCTTCCTGGCCAGGACGCTGGGCACCCAAGGTGGCGGCACCGCCATCACGCTGGTCGAGTCGAAGGACATCGGCATCATCGGCGTGGGCGAAGGCACCTTCCCGTCGATCCGCGGCACGCTGTCGGTGCTGGGCATCGACGAGGGCCGCTTCATCCGCGAGTGCAGCGCCACGTTCAAGCAGGGCGTGCGCTTCAACCACTGGGTGCGCGCGCCCGGCGCGCGCGGCCCGGACCACTACTTCCATCCGTTCAGCCAGCCCAGTCAGCGCCCCGGCGGGCCCGAGCTGCTGCCCTACTGGCTCCAAGGCGCGGCCGGCGCGGACGTGCCGTTCGCCGCCGCCGTGACGATGCAAAAGCACGTGGCGGACATGAGCCACGCTCCGAAGCGCAGCGGCGACGCGGACTTCGTGGGTCCACTGAATTACGCCTATCACTTCGACGCCGGCGCGTTCGCCACGCTGCTGGCCAGCCATGCGCAGAGCCTGGGCGTGCGCCGCGTCGAGGCCACCGTCGACCAGGTCAAACTGGACGACACGGGCGCCATCGCCGCCGTCGTGACACGCGAGGCGGGCGAGCTGGCGGCGGACTTGTACGTGGATTGCACCGGTTTCCGGGCACGCCTGATCGGCGAGGCGCTGGGCTCCCCTTTCAGGAACATCAACGACACGCTGTTCGTCGACCGGGCGCTGGCGATGCAGGTGCCGTACGAGCGCCCGGATTCTCCGATCCCGTCGTACACGATCTCCACCGCCCACGAAGCGGGATGGACGTGGGACATCGGCCTGCACGAACGGCGCGGGATCGGCTACGTCTACTCCAGCCGCCATACCAGCGACGACCGCGCCGACCAGCTGCTGCGCCAGTACATCGGCCCCGCCAGCGACGGCCGCGAGCCGCGCCTGTTGAAGCTCAACGTGGGTTACCGCGAGACACAGTGGGTCAAGAACTGCGTGGCCATCGGCCTCTCCGGCGGCTTCCTGGAGCCGCTGGAGTCCTCCGGCATCGGCCTGATCGAGGCGGCGACCTACCTGGTCAGCTACCTGTTCCCGTACGACGGCAACCTGGCCCCGGCCGCGAAGCTGTTCAATGCGCAGATGAAGGCGCGCTATGAGCGCATCGTCGATTTCGTCAAGTTGCACTACTGCCTGACGCAGCGCACCGACAACGCCTTCTGGATCGAGAACGCGCATGCGTCGACGATTCCCGAGTCGCTGCGCGAGCAGCTGGCGATGTGGCGTGCCCGTCCGCCGCACCGGCTGGACTTCGTCACCGACATCGAGATGTACCCACCCTCGAGCTGGCAGTACGTGCTGTACGGGATGGAGTTCCCGACCCGCCAGATGGCGCATCCGGCCGCGCTGCCGGACATGACGGCTGCCCGGCGCGAGTTCCAGACCATCGCGCAGCTGTCGCACCACGCGCTGGCCGACCTGCCCACGCACCGGGCCCTGGTGGAGCACTACCGGCGGGGCGGCACCATGGCGGCCGCGCCGGCGCGGCGCCTGTACGTCTGA
- a CDS encoding substrate-binding domain-containing protein: MSSDDHTNPTTLLDVARAAGVSASTVSRILNGTARVADDKRKAVLAAIEQMNFAPNQMARSLKKGSTMTIGIVVQDISSPFFDETLRGVDDALKGTGYTSVIVSGHWNADEESDRIRLLLARKVDGIILLTGRISDETVLQFSNHRPIVATGRALRTANAIGFKVDNEHGAWLATRHLLDLGHRRIVFITGPASSSDANERLAGYRRAMAEADVAVDPQLVVEGDFHEPSGLAAINRLLERDVPFTAVFAANDLSAYGARLALYRKGIRVPEDVSLVGFDDLPGSSYTAPPMTTVRQPLYDLGKAATNALLSLMGREAFDEGVAPVELIVRETTLPVARQDKRGHAGAGP, from the coding sequence TTGAGCTCAGACGACCACACCAACCCGACCACGCTGCTCGACGTCGCCCGCGCCGCGGGCGTCTCGGCCAGCACCGTGTCGCGCATCCTGAACGGGACCGCCCGCGTGGCGGACGACAAACGCAAGGCCGTGCTGGCGGCCATCGAGCAGATGAACTTCGCGCCGAACCAGATGGCGCGCAGCCTGAAGAAAGGCAGCACGATGACGATCGGGATCGTCGTGCAGGACATCAGCTCGCCGTTCTTCGACGAGACCCTGCGCGGCGTGGACGATGCCCTGAAGGGCACCGGCTACACCAGCGTCATCGTCAGCGGCCACTGGAACGCGGACGAGGAATCGGACCGCATCCGCCTGCTGCTGGCGCGCAAGGTGGACGGCATCATCCTGCTGACGGGCCGCATCTCCGACGAGACGGTACTGCAATTCTCCAATCACCGCCCCATCGTCGCCACGGGCCGGGCGCTGCGCACCGCGAACGCCATCGGCTTCAAGGTGGACAACGAACACGGCGCCTGGCTGGCCACGCGCCACCTGCTGGACCTGGGCCACCGCCGCATCGTCTTCATCACCGGCCCGGCCAGCAGCAGCGACGCCAACGAGCGCCTGGCCGGCTACCGCCGCGCGATGGCCGAAGCCGACGTGGCCGTCGATCCGCAACTGGTGGTGGAAGGCGATTTCCACGAACCGAGCGGGCTGGCCGCCATCAACCGCCTGCTGGAACGCGACGTGCCGTTCACGGCGGTGTTCGCGGCCAACGACCTGTCGGCCTACGGCGCCCGGCTGGCACTGTACCGCAAGGGCATCCGCGTGCCGGAAGATGTGTCGCTGGTCGGCTTCGACGATTTGCCGGGATCGTCTTACACGGCGCCGCCGATGACGACCGTGCGCCAGCCGCTGTACGACCTGGGCAAGGCCGCCACCAACGCGCTGCTGTCGCTGATGGGGCGCGAGGCGTTCGACGAAGGCGTGGCACCGGTGGAGCTGATCGTGCGGGAGACCACCTTGCCGGTGGCACGCCAGGATAAGAGGGGGCACGCGGGCGCAGGGCCCTGA
- a CDS encoding PEP-CTERM sorting domain-containing protein gives MATRIFGPLIFALALSPGLALAMTPTITTPSFTLRGTPMWDDGDGYATLLSYADNVASIALIDIQAAVSLGMADSTGMLEGGRWVTYTTTYGLDVAPGYRVTSISITGIAEGYFNQPPGGYVDQAQYTYLSGYRGFEPLYGGASHLGMFNGEREISIYAGGLALTGFSTMHFNAQAGNQVISAVVPDPEGGPPSYAGAQASMLVRDLTLRIEVQPVPEPSTWLMFSGGVAALALARTLKKRR, from the coding sequence ATGGCAACCAGGATATTTGGCCCCCTGATTTTCGCGCTGGCCCTCAGCCCGGGCCTCGCGCTGGCGATGACGCCCACTATTACTACCCCCTCCTTCACACTGCGGGGTACCCCCATGTGGGACGATGGCGATGGATACGCCACCCTGCTGTCCTATGCCGACAACGTTGCGTCAATCGCTCTGATCGATATCCAGGCTGCCGTCAGCCTCGGCATGGCCGATTCGACCGGCATGCTGGAAGGGGGTCGGTGGGTTACGTACACCACGACCTATGGCCTGGATGTGGCCCCTGGTTACCGCGTGACGTCGATATCGATAACGGGTATTGCTGAAGGCTATTTCAACCAGCCGCCCGGGGGCTACGTGGATCAGGCGCAGTACACCTACCTCAGCGGTTATCGGGGGTTCGAGCCGTTATATGGTGGCGCGTCGCATTTGGGTATGTTCAATGGCGAGCGGGAGATCTCGATCTATGCCGGTGGACTTGCCTTGACCGGTTTCTCCACCATGCATTTCAATGCGCAGGCGGGCAACCAGGTGATCAGCGCCGTCGTTCCCGATCCCGAAGGTGGCCCGCCCAGTTACGCCGGTGCACAGGCCAGCATGCTCGTTCGCGACCTGACTCTTCGGATAGAAGTGCAGCCTGTACCGGAACCCTCCACCTGGCTGATGTTCTCCGGTGGGGTCGCCGCCCTGGCGCTGGCGCGAACGCTCAAGAAGCGGCGATAG
- a CDS encoding DUF1272 domain-containing protein, with product MLELRPTCEHCNKALPPAATDARICSYECTFCADCVDGFLQNVCPNCGGGFVPRPVRPSRNWKNDNYLGHDPARTEPKHRPLDPAAHARFAAPIKDIAPAAR from the coding sequence ATGCTCGAACTGCGACCCACCTGCGAACACTGCAACAAGGCGCTGCCGCCTGCCGCGACCGACGCGCGCATCTGCTCGTACGAATGCACGTTCTGCGCCGATTGCGTCGACGGCTTTCTACAAAACGTCTGCCCCAACTGCGGCGGCGGTTTCGTGCCGCGCCCGGTGCGGCCGTCACGCAACTGGAAGAACGACAACTACCTGGGCCACGACCCGGCCCGCACGGAGCCGAAGCACCGGCCGCTGGACCCGGCTGCGCATGCCAGGTTCGCGGCACCCATCAAGGATATCGCCCCGGCTGCGCGCTAA
- a CDS encoding helix-turn-helix domain-containing protein — MPSPIDIWLLVFPGFVLLDATGPLQVFASANDEARDAGLPPPYRIHVIAAGGGAVTSSAGVALVAAPLPRRGVSGGTLIVSGAGTADLPSDASTEGRALLRWVARAAGPAARCCSVCTGAFVLARAGLLDGRRAVTHWQDLAALRAEHPAIAVQDDAIHVKDGKFHTSAGISAGMDLALDLVEEDLGRAAALAVARRMVLFLKRHGGQRQFSTELLAQSETDGVGTKLIAWLRPRLQLAIDVEQMAAACALSMRTLHRRLREELDVTPAQLLAQLRMELACQLLERPGMTVKQAARRSGHGSEYNLRRAFVLKLGVLPSEYQARFG, encoded by the coding sequence ATGCCCTCCCCCATCGATATCTGGCTGCTCGTGTTCCCCGGCTTCGTGCTGCTGGACGCCACCGGTCCGCTGCAGGTGTTCGCCAGCGCCAACGACGAGGCGCGCGACGCCGGCCTGCCGCCGCCCTACCGCATCCACGTGATCGCCGCTGGCGGCGGCGCCGTCACGTCGTCGGCTGGCGTCGCGCTGGTCGCGGCGCCACTGCCGCGCCGCGGCGTGTCAGGTGGCACGCTGATCGTCTCCGGTGCCGGCACCGCCGACCTGCCGTCGGACGCCAGCACCGAAGGACGCGCCCTGCTGCGCTGGGTCGCGCGTGCCGCCGGCCCGGCCGCGCGCTGCTGTTCCGTGTGCACGGGCGCGTTCGTGCTGGCGCGCGCCGGCCTGCTGGATGGACGCCGCGCCGTCACGCACTGGCAGGACTTGGCGGCATTGCGGGCCGAGCATCCAGCCATCGCCGTGCAGGACGACGCGATCCACGTCAAGGACGGCAAGTTCCACACGTCCGCCGGCATCAGCGCCGGCATGGACCTGGCGTTGGACCTGGTGGAAGAAGACCTCGGCCGTGCCGCCGCGCTGGCCGTGGCCCGGCGCATGGTGCTGTTTCTCAAGCGCCACGGCGGCCAGCGCCAGTTCAGCACCGAGCTGCTGGCGCAGTCGGAAACGGATGGCGTTGGTACAAAGCTGATCGCATGGCTGCGCCCACGCTTGCAGTTGGCGATCGACGTGGAACAGATGGCCGCAGCGTGTGCGCTGTCGATGCGCACCTTACACCGGCGCTTGCGCGAGGAGCTGGACGTGACGCCGGCGCAGTTGCTGGCGCAATTGAGGATGGAACTGGCGTGCCAGTTGCTGGAACGGCCGGGGATGACGGTAAAGCAGGCGGCGCGCCGCAGCGGGCATGGTAGCGAGTACAACCTGCGGCGGGCGTTTGTGTTGAAGCTGGGTGTGCTGCCCAGTGAGTACCAGGCGCGGTTTGGCTGA
- the lpdA gene encoding dihydrolipoyl dehydrogenase, with protein sequence MSIVEVKVPNIGDFKEVEVIEVMIKPGDTIKVDQSLVTVESDKASMEIPSTHAGVVKELKIKVGDKVSEGSLLLMVEEAAGAAAAPAGAPAAPVAKPEEKGAAPGQAAPVYGGPAVPAPASAPASAPAPGAGSFSGQADVICDMMVLGGGPGGYSAAFRAADLGMNTVIVERYATLGGVCLNVGCIPSKALLHLASVVDETAHLGKHGVKFARPEIDIDEVRAYKEGVINKMTGGLTGMAKARKVQVVQGVGQFLSPNHIEVTAGDGTKKVVQFKQAIIAAGSSVVKLPFVPEDPRIVDSTGALELRFMPKRMLVIGGGIIGLEMATVYSTFGARIDVVEMMDGLMQGADRDAVKIWQKYNAHRFDNVMTKTKTVGVEALPEGIKVTFEAAEAGATAPEPQLYDMVLVAVGRSPNGKKIAADKAGVRVTDRGFIEVDSQMRTNVPHIFAIGDLVGQPMLAHKAVHEGHVAAEAAAGQKSHFDVKVIPSVAYTDPEVAWVGLTEDEAKAKGIKVEKGHFPWAASGRAVANGREEGFTKLLFDAETHRIVGGTIVGTHAGDMIGEIALAIEMGCDGTDIGKTIHPHPTLGESIGMAAEVYEGVCTDLPPPRKR encoded by the coding sequence ATGAGCATCGTAGAAGTGAAGGTACCGAACATCGGCGACTTCAAGGAAGTGGAAGTCATCGAGGTGATGATCAAGCCGGGCGACACGATCAAGGTCGACCAGTCGCTCGTCACCGTCGAATCGGACAAGGCGTCGATGGAGATTCCGTCCACCCACGCCGGCGTCGTCAAGGAACTGAAAATCAAGGTGGGCGACAAGGTCTCCGAAGGCAGCCTGCTGCTGATGGTGGAAGAAGCCGCTGGCGCCGCTGCCGCCCCTGCGGGCGCGCCGGCTGCGCCGGTGGCCAAGCCGGAAGAGAAGGGTGCCGCGCCAGGCCAGGCCGCGCCGGTGTACGGCGGTCCCGCCGTGCCGGCACCGGCTTCGGCACCAGCGTCCGCGCCGGCCCCTGGCGCCGGTTCGTTCTCCGGCCAGGCCGACGTCATCTGCGACATGATGGTGCTGGGCGGCGGTCCGGGCGGCTATTCCGCCGCGTTCCGCGCGGCCGATCTGGGCATGAACACCGTCATCGTCGAGCGCTACGCGACGCTTGGCGGCGTGTGCCTGAACGTGGGCTGTATTCCGTCCAAGGCGCTGCTGCACCTGGCCTCGGTCGTCGATGAAACGGCGCACCTGGGCAAGCACGGCGTCAAGTTCGCGCGTCCCGAGATCGACATCGACGAAGTGCGCGCCTACAAGGAAGGCGTCATCAACAAGATGACGGGCGGCCTGACCGGCATGGCGAAGGCGCGCAAGGTGCAGGTGGTGCAGGGCGTGGGCCAGTTCCTCAGCCCGAACCACATCGAAGTCACCGCCGGCGACGGCACGAAAAAAGTCGTGCAGTTCAAGCAGGCCATCATTGCGGCCGGTTCCTCGGTCGTCAAGCTGCCGTTCGTGCCGGAAGACCCGCGCATCGTCGATTCGACCGGTGCGCTGGAGCTGCGCTTCATGCCGAAGCGGATGCTGGTCATCGGCGGCGGCATCATCGGCCTGGAAATGGCGACGGTCTACTCCACCTTCGGCGCGCGCATCGACGTGGTCGAGATGATGGATGGCCTGATGCAGGGCGCCGACCGCGACGCCGTCAAGATCTGGCAGAAGTACAACGCGCACCGCTTCGACAACGTCATGACCAAGACCAAGACGGTCGGCGTGGAAGCGCTGCCGGAAGGGATCAAGGTTACGTTTGAGGCGGCCGAAGCCGGAGCCACGGCACCGGAACCGCAGCTGTACGACATGGTGCTGGTGGCCGTGGGCCGCAGCCCGAACGGCAAGAAGATCGCCGCCGACAAGGCCGGCGTGCGCGTCACCGACCGTGGCTTCATCGAAGTGGACAGCCAGATGCGCACCAACGTGCCGCACATCTTCGCCATCGGCGATCTGGTGGGCCAGCCGATGCTGGCGCACAAGGCCGTGCACGAGGGCCACGTGGCCGCCGAAGCGGCTGCCGGCCAGAAGTCGCACTTCGACGTCAAGGTGATCCCGTCGGTCGCCTACACCGATCCGGAAGTGGCATGGGTCGGCCTGACCGAAGACGAGGCGAAAGCCAAGGGCATCAAGGTCGAGAAGGGTCACTTCCCGTGGGCCGCCTCCGGCCGCGCCGTGGCGAACGGCCGCGAAGAGGGCTTCACCAAGCTGCTGTTCGACGCCGAGACGCACCGCATCGTCGGCGGCACCATCGTCGGCACCCATGCGGGCGACATGATCGGCGAGATCGCCCTGGCGATCGAGATGGGCTGCGACGGCACCGACATCGGCAAGACGATCCACCCGCACCCGACCCTGGGCGAGTCGATCGGCATGGCCGCCGAGGTGTACGAAGGCGTCTGCACGGACTTGCCGCCGCCGCGCAAGCGTTGA
- the aceF gene encoding dihydrolipoyllysine-residue acetyltransferase gives MSIVEVKVPDIGDFKEVEVIELMVKVGDTIKVDQSLVTVESDKASMEIPSSQAGVIKEIKVKVGDKVAEGSLLLMVEADGAAAAPAPAAAPAAAAPAAAAPAPAAAAPAPAAPAAAPAPAAPAAAPAASSGPVDVKVPDIGDFKEVEVIEVMVKVGDTIKKDQSLITVESDKASMEIPSSHDGVVKEIKIKVGDKVAEGSLVLVVESSGGSAAPAAAPAAAPAAAPAPAAAAPAPAPAAAAPAPASAAAAPAAQGVSGKLAHASPSVRKFARELGVDVGRVPGSGPKGRITQQDVQNFVKGVMAGTTAAPNAPTAAPAGGGAGLNLLPWPSLDFSKFGETELQPLPRIKKISGPNLHRNWVMIPHVTQFEDADITDLEAFRVESNAANAKNKDATKLTMLAFVIKASVAALKKYPSFNSSLDEKGENLILKKYYNIGFAADTPNGLVVPVIKNADQKSVTQIAKEMTDLSLQAREGKLKPTDMQGATFTISSLGGIGGTHFTPIVNAPEVAILGLSKAQMKPVWDGKQFAPRLMMTLSLSYDHRVVDGASGARFAVYLAEVLADMRKILL, from the coding sequence ATGAGCATTGTGGAAGTCAAAGTCCCGGATATCGGTGATTTCAAGGAAGTCGAAGTCATCGAGCTGATGGTCAAGGTGGGCGACACGATCAAGGTCGATCAGTCGCTGGTCACCGTGGAATCGGACAAGGCGTCGATGGAGATTCCGTCGTCGCAGGCTGGCGTCATCAAGGAAATCAAGGTCAAGGTCGGCGACAAGGTTGCCGAGGGTTCGCTGCTGTTGATGGTGGAGGCCGACGGTGCCGCCGCCGCGCCGGCGCCAGCCGCTGCCCCGGCGGCCGCTGCTCCGGCAGCCGCTGCTCCGGCACCTGCGGCCGCTGCGCCGGCGCCTGCCGCACCGGCCGCTGCGCCGGCGCCTGCCGCACCGGCCGCTGCGCCGGCCGCGTCCAGCGGTCCGGTGGACGTGAAGGTGCCGGACATCGGCGACTTCAAGGAAGTCGAAGTCATCGAAGTGATGGTCAAGGTGGGCGACACCATCAAGAAGGACCAGTCACTGATCACCGTGGAATCGGACAAGGCATCGATGGAGATCCCTTCGTCGCATGACGGCGTGGTCAAGGAAATCAAGATCAAGGTCGGCGACAAGGTCGCCGAGGGTTCGCTGGTGCTGGTGGTCGAATCGAGCGGCGGTTCTGCTGCTCCCGCTGCCGCTCCCGCGGCTGCTCCAGCCGCCGCGCCGGCACCCGCGGCCGCCGCACCGGCTCCGGCGCCTGCCGCTGCTGCCCCGGCCCCGGCATCTGCCGCGGCCGCGCCGGCCGCCCAGGGCGTGTCCGGCAAGCTGGCGCACGCATCGCCGTCGGTCCGCAAGTTCGCCCGCGAACTGGGCGTGGACGTCGGCCGCGTGCCGGGCTCCGGCCCGAAAGGCCGCATCACCCAGCAGGACGTGCAGAACTTCGTCAAGGGCGTGATGGCCGGCACCACCGCCGCGCCAAACGCGCCGACGGCCGCGCCGGCCGGTGGTGGCGCGGGCCTGAACCTGCTGCCATGGCCGTCGCTGGACTTCTCCAAGTTCGGCGAGACGGAGCTGCAGCCGCTGCCGCGCATCAAGAAGATCTCCGGCCCGAACCTGCACCGCAACTGGGTCATGATCCCGCACGTGACGCAGTTCGAGGATGCCGACATCACGGACCTGGAAGCGTTCCGCGTCGAATCGAACGCCGCCAACGCGAAGAACAAGGACGCCACCAAGCTGACGATGCTGGCCTTCGTCATCAAGGCTTCCGTCGCGGCGCTGAAGAAGTACCCGTCGTTCAACTCGTCGCTGGACGAGAAGGGCGAGAACCTGATCCTGAAGAAGTATTACAACATCGGCTTCGCGGCCGACACGCCGAACGGCCTGGTGGTCCCCGTCATCAAGAACGCGGACCAGAAGAGCGTGACGCAGATCGCCAAGGAGATGACGGACCTGTCGCTGCAGGCGCGCGAAGGCAAGCTGAAACCGACCGACATGCAGGGCGCAACCTTCACGATCTCGTCGCTGGGCGGCATCGGCGGCACGCACTTCACGCCGATCGTCAATGCGCCGGAAGTGGCCATCCTGGGCCTGTCCAAGGCCCAGATGAAGCCGGTCTGGGACGGCAAGCAGTTCGCGCCGCGCCTGATGATGACGCTGTCGCTGTCGTACGACCACCGCGTGGTGGACGGTGCCTCCGGTGCCCGCTTCGCCGTGTACCTGGCCGAAGTGCTGGCCGATATGCGCAAGATCCTGCTGTAA